One segment of Candidatus Eremiobacteraceae bacterium DNA contains the following:
- a CDS encoding heme o synthase has protein sequence MSALSVAMGDARTMVRDYVTLTKPNVMSLLLFTTLAAMFIAQGGVPNAWLMICTLLGGALAAGSSGALNMYFDRDIDAVMSRTRNRPIPSGRLPAAHALVFGIVLAIASFAVLGLTVNLLAAALALAGIAFYVGVYTLWLKRTSVQNIVIGGAAGAVPPLVGWAAVTGKLDFTAALLFTIVFLWTPPHFWALALIAKGEYAKVGIPMLPVVRGDAETKRQIIIYSVVLVALTLALVPLHVMGGVYLACAVALDAAFLTCAVRVARDGSIQSERAMYKFSMLYLALLFVAMVVDRFGHGPGA, from the coding sequence GTGAGCGCACTGAGCGTCGCGATGGGCGACGCGCGCACCATGGTGCGCGACTACGTCACGCTGACCAAACCGAACGTGATGTCGCTGTTGCTGTTCACCACGCTGGCGGCGATGTTCATCGCGCAGGGCGGCGTGCCCAACGCGTGGCTGATGATCTGCACGCTGCTGGGCGGCGCGCTCGCGGCGGGATCGTCCGGCGCGCTCAACATGTACTTCGACCGCGACATCGACGCGGTCATGAGCCGCACCCGCAACCGCCCGATCCCGAGCGGCCGGCTACCTGCGGCCCATGCGTTGGTGTTCGGCATCGTCCTGGCGATCGCGTCGTTCGCGGTGCTTGGGTTGACCGTCAACCTGCTCGCCGCAGCCCTCGCGCTGGCCGGCATCGCGTTCTACGTCGGCGTCTATACGCTGTGGCTCAAACGCACGAGCGTGCAGAACATCGTCATCGGGGGCGCTGCCGGCGCCGTGCCGCCGCTTGTCGGGTGGGCGGCGGTCACCGGCAAGCTCGACTTCACGGCCGCCCTGCTCTTCACGATCGTGTTCCTGTGGACGCCCCCTCATTTCTGGGCGCTCGCGCTCATCGCCAAGGGCGAATACGCGAAGGTCGGCATCCCGATGCTGCCGGTGGTTCGCGGCGACGCCGAGACGAAACGCCAGATCATCATCTATAGCGTGGTGCTCGTCGCCCTGACGCTTGCCTTAGTGCCGCTGCACGTGATGGGAGGCGTCTACCTGGCTTGCGCGGTGGCGCTCGACGCCGCGTTCCTCACCTGCGCGGTGCGCGTTGCGCGCGACGGCTCGATCCAGAGCGAGCGCGCCATGTACAAATTCTCGATGTTATACCTCGCCTTGCTCTTCGTCGCCATGGTGGTGGACCGGTTCGGACACGGTCCGGGGGCGTGA
- a CDS encoding glycerate kinase, giving the protein MAPDKFKGSLNGIEVARAIEAGFKRVFSDATYELVPVADGGDGTLDAMVCALNGRKIEMTVSGPDGKPVSAPYGLLPENVAVVEMARASGLALLPPGSNDPMTATSYGTGQLIAAALKAGATRMIVAIGGSATNDAGTGALRALGTRFLDRDGEELPPGGAALTRLRHIDTGDSDARLSGTRIEIACDVTNPLVGPNGASAIYGPQKGASPAQVRELDEALAQFAIIAAKTTGVDVRDIPGAGAAGGFGGGFLALAGAQLRPGAQLVLDVLGFAQRLEGADLVITGEGRLDKQTLNGKAPYAVAQAARARGIPVVALAGSIALSEDELESAGIEKAVAIAPATMPVDQAMRRARELIESAAFQLAGRLPR; this is encoded by the coding sequence ATCGCCCCCGACAAGTTCAAGGGCAGCCTCAACGGGATCGAAGTTGCGCGGGCGATCGAGGCGGGGTTCAAGCGCGTGTTCTCCGATGCGACCTATGAGCTGGTGCCCGTGGCCGACGGCGGCGATGGCACGCTCGATGCGATGGTCTGCGCGTTGAACGGGCGCAAGATCGAGATGACGGTGTCTGGACCCGATGGCAAGCCCGTTTCGGCCCCCTACGGCTTGCTGCCTGAAAACGTCGCAGTCGTCGAAATGGCTCGTGCGAGCGGCCTTGCGCTGCTCCCTCCCGGCAGCAACGACCCGATGACGGCCACGAGCTACGGCACTGGCCAGCTCATCGCCGCCGCGCTCAAAGCCGGCGCCACGCGCATGATCGTGGCGATCGGCGGCAGCGCGACCAACGACGCGGGCACCGGCGCGCTGCGCGCGCTCGGCACCCGTTTTCTCGATAGAGATGGCGAGGAGCTGCCGCCTGGTGGCGCGGCGCTTACCCGGCTGCGGCACATCGACACGGGCGATTCCGACGCGCGGCTTTCCGGCACGAGGATTGAGATCGCCTGCGACGTCACGAACCCCCTCGTCGGTCCCAACGGGGCTTCCGCGATCTACGGACCGCAGAAAGGCGCATCACCGGCTCAAGTGCGGGAGCTCGACGAGGCCCTGGCGCAGTTCGCGATCATCGCCGCGAAGACGACCGGCGTAGACGTGCGGGATATTCCCGGTGCAGGTGCGGCCGGCGGATTCGGCGGCGGATTTCTGGCGCTTGCAGGCGCGCAGTTGCGTCCAGGCGCGCAGCTGGTGCTCGACGTGCTGGGATTCGCCCAACGCTTGGAAGGCGCCGACCTGGTCATCACCGGCGAAGGCCGGCTCGACAAGCAGACGCTGAACGGCAAAGCGCCCTATGCCGTTGCCCAAGCCGCGCGCGCTCGGGGGATCCCGGTCGTCGCGCTTGCAGGCAGCATTGCCCTGTCCGAAGACGAACTCGAGTCGGCGGGAATAGAGAAAGCTGTTGCGATTGCGCCAGCGACGATGCCAGTGGATCAAGCTATGCGTCGTGCGCGAGAGCTGATCGAAAGCGCTGCATTCCAGCTTGCGGGGAGGCTACCGCGATGA
- the coxB gene encoding cytochrome c oxidase subunit II, whose product MTFILTVISGLLMWGVVVFPIDDYLPRASSAATDIDFIFRFMAFFGVPILVYVNGFLLYFAWRYHTRKGDDLMAVGSDIHDQPALEAAWTIIPSILMLILGVISYLVMPKYYLASAASVATIEAVGHTFYYEFRYPGLKHPVENEMHLPIGKQVTIDLTSSEDDIRNAVIHSFWAPEFRVKQDMIPGMIVPIHFTPTRIGTYRIICTEFCGLGHSEMVGKVVVESQADFDAWFKSQQQLQASAGMQGPIPIANGDAAAGGRVFATKCTGCHAVGPFSERKVGPGLGNLFHDPDHPDLVTGKPADPDDVADVIEHGASGDLGTMPNMQVNQLTDKDVANLVAYLESLHK is encoded by the coding sequence GTGACGTTCATCTTGACCGTCATCAGCGGCTTGCTGATGTGGGGCGTCGTCGTCTTTCCGATCGACGACTACTTGCCGCGCGCCTCGTCGGCCGCCACCGACATCGATTTCATCTTCCGCTTCATGGCCTTCTTCGGCGTGCCGATCCTCGTCTACGTCAACGGCTTCTTGCTGTATTTCGCCTGGCGCTACCATACGCGCAAGGGCGACGATCTCATGGCGGTCGGCTCGGACATCCACGACCAGCCCGCGCTTGAGGCGGCCTGGACGATCATCCCATCGATTCTGATGCTGATCCTCGGCGTGATCAGCTATCTGGTGATGCCCAAGTACTATCTCGCCAGCGCGGCCAGCGTCGCGACGATCGAAGCCGTCGGGCACACGTTCTATTACGAATTCCGCTATCCGGGTCTGAAGCATCCGGTCGAGAACGAGATGCACCTGCCGATCGGCAAACAGGTGACCATCGACCTCACCTCGTCTGAAGACGACATCCGCAATGCCGTGATCCACTCGTTCTGGGCTCCCGAGTTCCGCGTCAAGCAAGACATGATCCCGGGCATGATCGTGCCGATCCACTTCACGCCGACGCGCATCGGCACGTACCGCATCATCTGTACCGAATTCTGCGGGCTCGGCCATTCGGAGATGGTGGGCAAGGTCGTCGTCGAGTCGCAAGCGGACTTCGACGCCTGGTTCAAGAGCCAGCAGCAGCTGCAGGCGAGCGCCGGCATGCAAGGGCCGATCCCGATCGCCAACGGCGACGCTGCCGCGGGCGGCCGCGTGTTCGCCACGAAATGCACGGGCTGCCATGCTGTCGGGCCGTTCTCGGAGCGCAAGGTCGGCCCGGGGCTAGGGAACCTGTTCCACGACCCGGATCATCCGGACTTGGTGACGGGCAAGCCGGCCGACCCGGATGACGTCGCCGACGTCATCGAGCACGGAGCCTCAGGCGACCTGGGCACCATGCCGAACATGCAGGTCAACCAGTTGACGGACAAGGACGTCGCAAACCTGGTCGCCTACCTCGAGTCGCTGCACAAGTAG
- a CDS encoding heme-copper oxidase subunit III yields the protein MATHALPVSDAEYAEVRGHRLVGFLFFLVSDSILFCSFIFGYLYIRAASPGWPPPGVERPGLYLAAVNSIVLFGSGVTMHLAMEAWRHANRSRFTAFIIATIVLGLGFLSGQAYEYTHLHDTWAGSTFGASFFTLTGMHGFHVFIGVIFLITVLLQTRRGVYDQTRYFGLTAATLYWHFVDVIWVALFFLFYVY from the coding sequence ATGGCGACGCACGCGCTGCCGGTCAGCGACGCCGAATACGCCGAAGTCCGCGGCCACCGGCTGGTCGGTTTCCTGTTCTTCCTGGTCTCGGACTCGATACTGTTCTGCTCGTTCATCTTCGGCTATCTCTACATCCGGGCGGCCTCGCCCGGCTGGCCTCCGCCGGGCGTGGAACGTCCGGGTCTCTATCTCGCGGCCGTCAACTCGATCGTGCTGTTCGGTTCCGGCGTGACCATGCATCTGGCGATGGAAGCCTGGCGCCACGCGAACCGCTCGCGCTTCACAGCCTTCATCATCGCCACCATTGTGCTCGGTCTCGGATTCTTGTCAGGGCAGGCCTACGAGTACACGCATCTGCACGACACGTGGGCCGGCAGCACCTTCGGGGCGTCGTTTTTCACGCTGACGGGCATGCACGGCTTCCACGTCTTCATCGGCGTGATCTTCCTGATCACCGTGCTGCTGCAGACGAGGCGCGGCGTATACGACCAGACCCGTTACTTCGGCCTGACGGCGGCGACGTTGTACTGGCATTTCGTCGACGTCATCTGGGTCGCGCTGTTCTTCTTGTTCTATGTCTATTGA
- a CDS encoding D-glycerate dehydrogenase: protein MSQPKPRVFVTRVIPDAGLTLLERHTDPDVWPHDRPPTREELVRGCKDADALVCLLTEKVDAEVLEAAPKVRIVANVAVGFDNLDVAAGTKAGVVMTNTPGVLDDTTADLAFALLLCTARRLAEGDRLTRTGRWGGWGIMQLLGHDVHHATLGIVGFGRIGRGVARRALGFDMTVLYSDEFPAPPDVERELRAARVPFEELLTRSDFITLHTPLLPGTKHLMNSAALQKMKPTACLINTSRGPVIDEAALVEALRDGTIAGAGLDVYENEPKLSPGLAQLENVVLLPHIGSASYATRGKMAQMAANNVIAFFEGKAPPNALNPEVLKR, encoded by the coding sequence ATGAGCCAGCCCAAGCCTCGCGTGTTCGTCACCCGCGTGATCCCCGACGCCGGTCTGACGCTGCTCGAACGCCACACCGATCCCGATGTCTGGCCGCACGACCGCCCGCCGACGCGCGAGGAGCTGGTGCGCGGCTGCAAGGACGCAGACGCACTGGTCTGCCTTTTGACCGAGAAGGTCGACGCCGAAGTGCTCGAGGCGGCCCCCAAAGTGCGCATCGTCGCCAACGTCGCCGTGGGTTTTGACAATCTGGACGTCGCGGCAGGCACCAAAGCCGGCGTCGTCATGACCAATACGCCCGGCGTGCTCGACGACACGACCGCGGACCTCGCGTTCGCCCTCCTGCTCTGTACGGCGCGGCGCCTAGCCGAAGGGGATCGGCTGACGCGCACCGGCAGGTGGGGCGGCTGGGGTATCATGCAGCTGCTCGGCCACGACGTCCATCACGCGACGCTCGGCATCGTCGGATTCGGACGCATCGGGCGCGGCGTGGCGCGCCGGGCGCTCGGCTTCGACATGACCGTTCTCTATTCCGACGAATTCCCGGCTCCACCGGACGTCGAGCGCGAGCTGCGCGCGGCGCGCGTGCCGTTCGAGGAGCTGCTCACCCGCTCGGATTTCATCACCCTGCACACGCCGTTGCTGCCCGGCACCAAGCATCTCATGAACTCCGCGGCATTGCAGAAGATGAAGCCCACCGCGTGCCTGATCAACACATCGCGCGGTCCGGTCATCGACGAGGCGGCGCTCGTCGAAGCGCTGCGCGACGGCACGATCGCGGGCGCCGGGCTGGACGTGTACGAGAACGAACCGAAGCTCTCGCCCGGGTTGGCACAGCTTGAAAACGTCGTGCTGCTGCCGCATATCGGCAGCGCGAGCTATGCGACGCGCGGCAAGATGGCGCAGATGGCGGCCAACAACGTCATCGCCTTTTTCGAAGGCAAAGCGCCGCCCAACGCGCTCAACCCCGAGGTGCTCAAACGCTAG
- a CDS encoding carboxypeptidase-like regulatory domain-containing protein, protein MMTRNASMLATASVTALLLGACTNPTTQGDYGALAGVVSSSAGPVAGAQVCVAVVDCATTAADGTYKISTVPGDPTGVMETVTASATGYQPFTTQVHITSGQQTPLNITLVHV, encoded by the coding sequence ATGATGACGCGCAATGCATCGATGTTGGCCACGGCGTCCGTAACGGCGTTGCTCCTCGGCGCGTGCACGAACCCGACGACGCAGGGCGATTACGGCGCGCTCGCCGGCGTCGTGTCGTCGAGCGCCGGACCAGTCGCGGGCGCGCAAGTATGCGTCGCCGTCGTCGACTGCGCGACGACCGCGGCGGACGGCACGTATAAGATCTCAACGGTGCCCGGAGATCCGACCGGCGTCATGGAGACGGTGACCGCGAGTGCGACCGGTTATCAGCCCTTTACCACGCAAGTGCACATAACGTCAGGGCAGCAAACGCCTCTTAATATCACGCTCGTCCACGTCTAA
- a CDS encoding IclR family transcriptional regulator has translation MVISSGETAAAKPRGESKVNSVDRALVILEYLGTQSKEVGVRELGQAIGLSKSSVHRILQTLRARGFVKWNPDNARYSLGIKAFEVGCGILRSMEAHTVAKPVLEQLAVALGETVFLGVLDDTELVYIEKVDGRRPVKMYADIGARRPMHSTGIGKALLAHLDRAEIDRIIASKPLARYTKNTITDPEALRLELEKVRRQAYAEDNEETEEGLYCVGAPLFNYSGRPVAAISVAVPKFGQQQLPRDRVIKHVVAAAQEISAKLGYSGRAKNAALG, from the coding sequence GTGGTTATTTCGTCCGGTGAGACCGCCGCCGCAAAGCCGCGAGGCGAGTCCAAAGTCAACTCAGTCGACCGCGCATTGGTCATCCTCGAGTACCTGGGAACGCAGAGCAAGGAAGTCGGCGTCCGGGAGCTCGGCCAGGCGATCGGACTCTCGAAGAGCAGCGTTCACCGCATACTCCAGACCTTGCGCGCCCGCGGCTTCGTCAAATGGAACCCCGACAACGCCCGCTATTCCCTGGGCATCAAGGCCTTCGAGGTAGGCTGCGGCATCCTGCGGTCCATGGAGGCCCACACCGTCGCCAAACCGGTCCTGGAGCAGCTGGCCGTTGCGCTGGGCGAGACGGTTTTCTTGGGGGTCCTGGACGACACCGAGCTGGTCTATATCGAAAAAGTGGACGGCCGCCGGCCGGTCAAGATGTACGCCGACATCGGCGCGCGCCGGCCGATGCACTCCACCGGCATCGGCAAGGCGCTGCTCGCGCATCTCGATCGCGCCGAGATCGACCGCATCATCGCCAGCAAGCCGCTCGCCCGCTACACGAAGAACACCATCACCGATCCCGAGGCGTTGCGCCTCGAGCTGGAAAAAGTCCGCCGCCAGGCCTACGCGGAGGACAACGAAGAGACTGAAGAAGGGCTGTACTGTGTCGGCGCGCCGCTGTTCAACTATTCAGGCCGACCCGTCGCCGCGATCTCCGTCGCGGTGCCAAAGTTTGGGCAGCAGCAGCTGCCGCGCGATCGCGTCATCAAGCACGTCGTCGCCGCGGCGCAAGAGATCTCCGCCAAACTCGGCTACAGCGGCCGCGCGAAGAACGCCGCTCTCGGCTAG
- a CDS encoding SCO family protein — MAMLRRRWLGLKGSMTASVFGAACAFALASAVCASARAASATPAPNPFDQPVHPLGVGDVLPDATYVDQAGRRVSIQQLRGRTLVIGFIYTNCADECPILTEKFGRLQAALPADRFELLEISIDPARDTPLAIANFARSRGVRGENWRVLTGDASLVDSFAKPLGVSVVQGDRGQLLHSERTVIAGPDGRIDLLVDDAGWTATQLVAAARHADGLPSNGLARFDLALGKAVQAVCGGSTAAKSGIWDLVGVLGVIVVGGLVALLLARRLFLT; from the coding sequence ATGGCGATGCTTCGCCGGCGTTGGCTCGGGCTCAAGGGCTCCATGACGGCCTCGGTGTTCGGGGCGGCATGCGCTTTCGCCCTGGCGTCCGCCGTCTGCGCATCGGCGCGCGCCGCATCCGCCACGCCGGCCCCCAACCCGTTCGACCAGCCGGTTCACCCGCTCGGAGTCGGAGACGTCCTGCCTGACGCGACCTATGTCGATCAAGCCGGCCGCCGCGTCTCCATCCAGCAGTTGCGGGGCCGCACGCTCGTCATCGGTTTTATCTATACGAACTGCGCCGACGAGTGCCCGATCCTCACCGAGAAATTCGGCCGGCTGCAGGCCGCCCTGCCGGCCGACCGTTTCGAGCTGCTCGAGATCAGCATCGATCCCGCACGCGATACTCCGTTGGCGATCGCGAACTTCGCGCGCAGCCGCGGAGTGCGCGGCGAGAATTGGCGCGTGCTGACCGGCGACGCGTCACTGGTCGACTCGTTCGCCAAGCCGCTCGGCGTGTCGGTGGTTCAAGGCGATCGTGGTCAATTGCTGCACAGCGAGAGGACGGTGATCGCCGGGCCAGACGGCCGGATCGACCTTCTTGTCGATGACGCCGGATGGACCGCCACGCAGCTGGTCGCCGCGGCGCGCCATGCCGATGGGTTGCCGTCAAACGGGTTGGCGCGCTTCGACCTGGCGCTTGGCAAGGCGGTGCAAGCCGTGTGCGGCGGTTCGACCGCAGCGAAGTCCGGGATATGGGATCTGGTAGGGGTCTTGGGTGTCATCGTCGTCGGCGGCTTGGTCGCGCTGCTGCTGGCACGCCGCCTTTTTCTCACCTGA
- a CDS encoding MFS transporter: MSSAHAAYRPSGVLAPLALGMFMRALQLTIIAPSLLDMATSLRAGLASLGWIIVAYATGSLIAQPIAGRLSDAKGRKLVFVAAIALFGLGSLVCALSTSFAVLILGRVIQSLGAGAVAPAATAIIGDSVPDDRQGGALGLIYGAFALAAVVGSVLGGVLIDAGHRLHLQFSWHLIFWVNIPLALITLLLAAGLPADKAPRQRVGFDAGAVALIVGFAACVMGAGAAPPLQLPLWLGAAVACVVGLVMWERRSADPLIDPALLREPGTALVYAIAFVSAIPIFSVTIYSATYYMARFHASAAQAGLALLFLALPLGLGQGAGGRLLNRFGPKGVLATGLAVLAAGLAFLAFDPQLWGVRIGLALSGLGMGLGTAPPNVLIYRYVDASRRGAATGLLTMFASSGAITAPAIVTASLNRGLDAAIDFRAEYLVAFALALGCIPLATLLPVAAPPARPRESEPVAVTRTPYPAVE; this comes from the coding sequence GTGAGCTCGGCGCACGCCGCATACAGGCCTAGCGGCGTGCTTGCGCCGCTCGCCCTCGGGATGTTCATGCGCGCGCTGCAGCTGACGATCATCGCACCGTCCTTGCTGGACATGGCGACATCGTTGCGCGCCGGACTTGCGAGTCTCGGGTGGATCATCGTCGCCTATGCCACCGGCTCGCTGATCGCGCAGCCGATCGCGGGCCGCCTCTCCGACGCGAAAGGCCGCAAGCTCGTCTTCGTGGCGGCAATCGCGCTGTTCGGGCTCGGCTCGCTGGTCTGCGCGCTGTCCACATCGTTTGCCGTCTTGATCCTGGGGCGCGTGATCCAGTCGCTCGGCGCGGGCGCGGTGGCGCCGGCGGCTACCGCGATCATCGGCGACTCGGTGCCAGACGACAGGCAGGGCGGCGCGCTCGGGCTGATCTACGGCGCGTTCGCGCTTGCGGCCGTGGTCGGATCCGTCTTAGGCGGCGTGCTCATAGACGCGGGCCACCGGCTGCATCTGCAGTTCTCCTGGCATCTGATCTTCTGGGTCAACATCCCGCTGGCGTTGATCACGTTGCTGCTCGCCGCGGGCCTGCCGGCGGACAAGGCGCCGCGACAGCGTGTCGGGTTTGATGCGGGCGCCGTTGCGCTCATCGTCGGCTTTGCCGCCTGTGTGATGGGAGCCGGGGCCGCGCCGCCGTTGCAGCTCCCGCTGTGGCTCGGCGCCGCCGTCGCATGTGTTGTCGGACTCGTCATGTGGGAGCGGCGCAGCGCTGACCCCTTGATCGATCCTGCCCTGCTGCGCGAGCCCGGCACAGCGCTCGTCTACGCGATCGCCTTCGTGTCGGCGATTCCTATCTTCTCGGTGACGATCTACTCGGCCACCTACTACATGGCGCGCTTCCATGCGAGCGCGGCGCAGGCCGGCCTCGCGCTCTTGTTCCTCGCGCTTCCCCTGGGCCTCGGTCAAGGGGCCGGCGGGCGGCTGCTCAACCGATTCGGACCCAAGGGCGTGCTCGCGACGGGACTCGCCGTATTGGCTGCCGGACTGGCATTCCTGGCATTCGATCCGCAGTTGTGGGGCGTGCGCATCGGACTGGCCCTGTCCGGTCTTGGCATGGGCCTAGGGACCGCACCTCCGAACGTGCTCATCTACCGTTATGTGGACGCGAGCCGTCGCGGCGCCGCGACCGGCCTGCTGACGATGTTCGCAAGTTCCGGCGCGATCACGGCGCCGGCGATCGTCACGGCGTCGTTGAATCGCGGCCTCGATGCGGCAATCGATTTCCGCGCCGAGTACCTGGTCGCGTTCGCGCTTGCGCTCGGATGCATTCCACTGGCGACGCTGCTTCCGGTCGCGGCTCCCCCCGCGCGGCCGAGGGAATCCGAACCCGTGGCGGTAACTCGGACTCCATACCCAGCGGTCGAATGA
- the ctaD gene encoding cytochrome c oxidase subunit I: MSIAQLQAEASHAHIHPPPQGFIAKYVISFDHKVIAVQYFITSGLFFVLAGLLAELVRAQLMHAHNTLLSPQTFNEAYSIHGTAMVWLVIIPIMTGGFGNLAMPLQIGARDVAFPWLNMFSFWLFPPAGLLIFLSFLYGAPQAGWTEYPPVSLHTPGTALWCAGVFLIGVSSTITGINFMVTIIKMRCPGMTWTRMPLFTWATLVTAFLSAIATANLSAALAGLFIEKVFSVPFYDPANGGSPVLWQHVFWFYSHPAVYIMILPGFGIVSEVIPVFVRRPIFGYKAIAYSSVAIGLVSFMVWAHHMFTSGLSRWVQLPFMILTMAVAIPTGIKIFSWVATFWRGHVRLSTPLLFVIGFLSMFTFGGVTGVMLASVPADIHEHGTYFIVAHLHYVLVGGSVFTIFAGLYYWWPKMTGRLLDERLGKWHFWIAFLSFNATFLPMHWLGLLGMPRRVVYYDPQFEPTNMFVSISAFVLGASMLIFAYNAIRSAKYGKIAGPNPWGGRTLEWMTSSPPPYYNFAEIPIVLDGPYDYGKPLPYANISQDLATEPVA, from the coding sequence ATGTCGATCGCGCAGCTCCAAGCCGAAGCCAGCCACGCGCACATCCATCCGCCGCCGCAAGGCTTCATCGCGAAGTACGTGATCAGCTTCGACCACAAAGTCATCGCGGTCCAGTACTTCATCACCAGCGGCCTGTTCTTCGTGCTTGCGGGCCTGCTGGCCGAGCTGGTGCGCGCACAGCTCATGCACGCGCACAACACGCTGCTCAGCCCCCAGACCTTTAACGAAGCCTACAGCATTCACGGCACCGCGATGGTGTGGCTCGTCATCATCCCGATCATGACCGGCGGTTTCGGCAACCTCGCGATGCCGCTGCAGATCGGCGCGCGCGACGTCGCCTTCCCCTGGCTCAACATGTTCAGTTTCTGGCTTTTCCCGCCGGCAGGCTTGCTCATCTTCTTGAGCTTCCTGTACGGCGCCCCGCAGGCAGGCTGGACCGAATATCCGCCGGTCAGCCTGCACACGCCAGGCACTGCGCTATGGTGTGCCGGCGTCTTCCTCATCGGCGTGTCCAGCACGATCACCGGCATCAATTTCATGGTCACGATCATCAAGATGCGTTGCCCCGGCATGACGTGGACGCGCATGCCGCTGTTCACCTGGGCGACGCTCGTGACCGCGTTCCTCTCCGCGATCGCGACGGCCAATCTTTCCGCGGCCCTGGCCGGCCTGTTCATCGAGAAGGTCTTCAGCGTGCCGTTCTACGATCCGGCCAACGGCGGCAGCCCGGTGCTGTGGCAGCACGTGTTCTGGTTCTACTCGCACCCGGCCGTCTACATCATGATCCTGCCGGGCTTCGGCATCGTGTCGGAGGTGATCCCGGTCTTCGTGCGCCGGCCGATCTTCGGCTACAAGGCGATCGCCTATTCGTCGGTGGCCATCGGCCTGGTGTCGTTCATGGTGTGGGCGCACCACATGTTCACCAGCGGCCTGTCGCGCTGGGTGCAGCTGCCGTTCATGATCCTCACCATGGCGGTGGCGATCCCCACCGGCATCAAGATATTCTCGTGGGTAGCCACGTTTTGGCGCGGGCACGTGCGTTTGAGCACGCCGCTGCTCTTCGTGATCGGATTCCTCTCGATGTTCACCTTCGGCGGCGTCACCGGCGTGATGCTCGCATCGGTGCCGGCGGACATCCACGAGCACGGCACGTATTTCATCGTCGCCCATCTGCACTACGTGTTGGTCGGCGGCAGCGTGTTCACGATCTTTGCGGGCCTGTATTATTGGTGGCCCAAGATGACCGGCCGCTTGCTCGACGAACGCCTCGGCAAGTGGCACTTCTGGATCGCGTTCTTGTCGTTCAATGCGACCTTCTTGCCGATGCACTGGCTCGGGCTGCTGGGCATGCCTCGTCGCGTGGTCTACTACGACCCGCAATTCGAGCCGACCAACATGTTCGTCTCGATCTCGGCCTTCGTGCTCGGAGCCTCGATGCTGATCTTCGCCTACAACGCGATCCGCAGCGCGAAGTACGGCAAGATCGCCGGACCCAACCCGTGGGGCGGGCGCACGCTCGAGTGGATGACCTCGTCGCCGCCGCCGTATTACAATTTCGCCGAGATCCCGATCGTGCTGGACGGCCCGTACGACTACGGCAAGCCGCTGCCGTATGCGAACATCTCGCAAGACCTGGCCACGGAGCCGGTGGCGTAA